AATCTATGTCAATGTGTTTTGTCCTCTCATGAAAGATTAGATTTGCTGCAATTTGGATTGCTGCTTTACTATCACATGTCAGAGTTATAGGGAGTTCAACTTTGACACCAAGTTCACTAAACAGTCCTACTAGCCAGGTGACTTCTGCTGCGCATGATGCCATGCTCCTAAACTCAGCTTCTGCAGAACTTCTGGATAAAGTACTCTACTTCTTGGATTTCTAGGATATCAATGCACTTCCAAACTTTACCAAATACCATGTGACTGATCTCCTAGTTTGTATACATGCCCCCCAGTCTGAGTCACAATAGGCACTTAATTGATTTGCAGATTCTGCAGGCAAGAACAACCCCAGTCCAGGAGCCTCTTTTATGTACTTTACAACTCTTAGTGTTGCTTCCATGTGAGAGATTTTAGGACAATGCATATACTGACTAATAACCTGAACTACAAATGCAATATCATGTCTTATCATAGTGAGATACAACAATCTTCCAATGAGCCTTTGATAAGCACCAGGATTGTTAAGAACTTCATCTACCTGAGTGTTGTCATTCTTGAAGCAGTTATCATACTCCACTAAAGTTAACTTCTGATTCAGCTCTAGTGGTGTTCCAGCTGGTTTTGCACCACTCAAACCTGACTCAGAAATTATCTCTAAGGCATATTTTCTTTGACACATAAGGATTCCTCTCTTGGACCTTGCAAACTCAATCCCTAAAAAGAACTTAAGTTCTCctagatttttcattttgaacCTCTTCTTGAGGTCTGATCTAGTACTACATAATAGTTGTTGGTTGCTCCCAGTGATCAGaagatcatcaacatataccaataTGACAACTATATCATCCCCAGCCTTCTTTGTAAACAAAGAGTAACCATAGTGACTTTGTTGAAAACCCATGTTGAGTAGAGCTTATGTCAGCTTCATATTCCACTGTCTAGGTGCCTGCTTAAGCCCATAAAGGGACTTATGTAGTTTGCAGACCTTCCTATAAGTCTCCCCCTGTCTAGCAAACCCCTCAGGCAATTGCATATAGACTTCTTCAGTGAGATCTCCATTGAGAAAGGTATTGTGGACATCCATTTGAAAAATCAACCAATGTCTTGAGGCTGTTAAGGCAATAACAGACCTAACAATCACTATCTTGGCCACAGGGGAGAAAGTTTCTCCATAATCCAAGTCTTCTTTCTGGCTATAACCTTTAGCTACTAGCCTGGCTTTAAACCTCTCTACTTCACCAAATGCTTTGTACTTAATTTTGTAAACCCACCTGCAACCAATAGGAGTCTTCCTAGATGAAAAATCTACAATACTCCAAGTGTGATTATCCTCAAAGGCTGCAATTTCCAACTTCATTGCTGTTATCCACTTAGGATCAGCTACAGCTTCTTTGAAGGAAGTTGGTTCTGAAATAGCTGAATAGGTTGCAAGAGCTTTCTTATAGGATGGAGTGACATGAGAGTAGTCCACATAGGAAGAGATAGGATAAGTGCATTTAGAGCCTTTAGAAGTAGTGACATAGTCTTGCAGCCACAGAGGTGGCTTGCTTGGTCTAGATGATCTTCTGTGTTCTGTAGGAATCTCATCAGCTTGTTGAGGAAACACAAGTGTATTATGACTGACATCACGCAATTGACCAACAACAGACGGAGTTGTAGAAGCAGCTTCTTCTGAGTTTGTTGCAGAGTGAGGGGCTCCCTGAGAAGAGTGTGCAGGCAACTGATTTGAACTAGTATCAATGGACACTTCTGTTACTTGTGGTGTAGGGGAAGGAGAAGTGATTTTGCTCAGAGTAGGAGATAACAAATCTAGGATAGGGAATACAGGAGTTCCAATAGATGTTGCATGCTTGAAGGGAAAAATATTCTCTTGAAACACAACATTCATGTTGACTATGAATGTTCTTGAATGCAAAGTGTACAACAAATACCCATTTTGAGTGGAGGAGTATCCTAAGAACACAACAGGTATTGCTCTGGGTGAGAACTTATCCAGCACTTGAGGTATGGTGGCATAACATAAACAGCCAAAAACTTTGAGATGAGGCAATGAAGGAGGGTGCAAATACAGCATCTCAAATGGTGATTTGTATCCAACAACTTTAGAAGGCAGTCGATTAAGTAAGTATACTGTTGTAGCAACACATTCTCCCTAAAATCGTAAAGGTACAGCAGGTTGGAATCTGAGTGATCTAGCTATTTCCAAGATGATCTTGTGTTTCCTTTCTGCCACCCCATTCTGTTGGGTTGTAGAAACACATGTGCTTTGATGTAAAATACCAAGACTAGATAGTAGACTCTTAAACTCAGTACTGAAAAATTCACTTTCATTATCAGTTCTTAGAACTTTTACAGCAGTAGAGAAGACATTTTTTGCTTGATTAAGAAAATCTCTTAGAACTACAATAACATCTGACTTAGAGTGTAGTAAGAAGATCCAAGTATACCTTGTATAGTCATCAACTATGGTGACAAAATATCTCTTACCATAATGTGTGGGCACTCTATAAGGTCCCCATATATCACAGTGAACTAGTTCAAACACTGATTTTGTAGTGGTACTGCTTAGCTGGAAGGGCAACTTGGTTTGTTTGGCTACAGGACAGACAGTACAATGATGAGAATCAATTGTTGTGAGTTTGCTTAGTGTTTATACTCTCTTTATTATATCTAAAGGAGCATGTCCTAACCTTCTATACCACAAAGTGCTAGAAATAGAAGTACATGAAGATACTGACATAGTATTTACTGTGTTAACATACTTATTTGTTGCCTGATGTAGATCTTGTTTTGAGGTGCCTCCTTGCAGAACAACCCATGTTTTTCTctaccaatccccttcacctAACCACTGAAGAGGTCCTAAAAAATACAGAAGTCAGGGAAGAATCCAACCATACACTTTAGCTCCTTAGTGAGTTTTGAGACTGACAATAAGTTAAACTTAAAGTCAGGAATGTACAGAACATTAGAGATCTCCTGGTTACTTAATACAGAAGTGCAACCTGTATGTGACACTGACACAACATGTCCAGTAGGCAAATATACTTTGTTTGCCTCTGTATTTGGAAGTGGTATATGAGTATGTAGCATCTCTAAACTTGAAGTCATGTGGTTTGAAGGCCCGGTGTCAACTATCCACTTACTATTGACACATTGAGACATAAAAGCATTCGCATGATTTAGAATACCTGTTGCAGCAACTTTGTTGGATGTGTCTGATCCTTCTGAGCTCCCTTTAGAAAGTAGATGAATAATTTGTTGATATTGCTCAGGAGTGAAAACAGGAGCTGGATGTGACATCTACTGAAAAGAGCAGGTTGACTCATTTGTTGTGATGTACCTGAGTTAGATTATCCACTTAGTAGATTGTTGATTGATAGTAGGTGTCATTGGTAGCCATATTACATCTTTCTACACATGTAATTTCTACATTGCCTGCATAATTGGCATATTGTCCAGGACTAACTCCTTTTCTTTTGGTCTTGAAGTCAGAAGGATATCCAATCAATTTGTAACAATTTTCTTTTGTATGTCCCTTATAGTGACAGTATTCACATTAAACTTGGCTCTTTTTGGATTTATAATTTCCAGCATTATTCACATTCTTACTGCTATACATGGCTGTACTCTCCAAAGCCTCAGTAACCTGAGCAACTTGTGTTGTGCTTGTGAGGTTTTTTTGACTTTCATGATCTACTAACAAAGAATAAGCTTTGTTTATACTAGGGAGAGGGGACATCATCATGATCTGACTCCTTGATTGAGAGTAGGACTCATTCAACctaatgaaaaattaaagaagtctTTGATACTCAAAGTGTAGAGCATACTGTTTAGATTCAGGACAAGGACAAGGCATGAGGGCATCAAACTCATCCCACAGCTCTCTAAGccttgagaagtagtcagttgcagtcATAGTACCTTGGGTTAGTGTGTGAATTTCTCTGTGCAAATACAGTATTCTTGAACCATTTACTTTATCAAACCTCTCTTTCAAATCCTTCCAAATTTTATGAGCACTAGATGCATACAAGACACTACTCAACAACCCCGGTCTCACAGCATTCATTATCTATAAGAGAACTATAGCATTAACTTTCTCCCATAGATCATGAAGCCCAGGCTCAAATTTAGACTTAGGAAATTTGCCATCGACAAAACCTAGTTTACTTTTACCTAGCAAGCCAATTCTCATTGCACGACTCCACAAGGCATAATTGTCTGATCCAGTAAgttaaagaaaaatcagagaaCTACCTGGTGTATCTGTTAATTGCAGGTAAAAAGGGTGGTTGTGATCGATGGTAGGAAATGTAGTAATTCCAGCCGTGAAATTACCAGTAGTTAAGGTTGTGGTAGTGTGTTCATCTCCAATCGCCATTATTGACTAAGAAATAGCTTCAGAGTAAGTAGCTAACAAACCCTATCTTCAATCGAAGGTTACTCTAGCTCAATTCAGCACTCAATTGCAGAATTGAAGTAACAGAGAAGACGAGATGTGCTCGCAAATTAGCTTAGATTTCAaccagctctgataccatgttagctGCTATGGATATGGAAATCAAAGCTAAGAAAAAGAATCTGGAAGAAGAGGAAATCATAGAAGAGCTACATGTATTTCTGAAAAAGCTGGACAACTGTACAGAGTCGACTACTACTTATAATAACCTAACCGACTTACTTAACTGTCAACTAACTAACTCTCTAACTCTAgtttaatattatattaaaattaatCACAGTTAGCTACTAGCTTATTGCTCAGCTGTTGATTAACACGCCCCTGTTTCAAACTAATTTGAATAGCACATATGAATAGATAAACTACTAATAGGCCCTACACTACGCAAAATCGGGTTAATAAAGTCAATACGTTTATAATATAGGATAGTTCTCCATTTCATAGCGAAATTACTAATATCGACTCTCAAGTATTCATAAATAGCAAGATGAGTACATGCAAAATCATTATCTCAAATAAAAGAGTAATCCTATAGATAAACTTTTGGTAAGAAAGCTTTTTTTAATGGACTTAACGAGACGCGAATTCAAATTAATCAAATTAATGAATTTCGAATACTTGATATCTCTCCATTTCATGACAATCATTAATATCAACTCTCAACTTTTTATAAATAGAAGGAATGATGACTATATACatgcaaactcattacctcacaTAAAGGGTAACATCATCCAATGAATAGAATATTAGAATAAAAGAATTACCAGCTTGGAGAAAAATGTTATGCAATCTAGACTGATAAATATGTTACCATGTATAAAGCAATCTACCAACAAATTATTTGTAATCAGCTGTCCCGCCTTACTTATAAACAAGGCCCCGTAAGTGAGTAAAAGtcaaaattaataattattttacaatttaggatccAATTCACAATTtatgtgaataatttattttaaaacaaatcttCTTCTAAGACCCCTTTTAAAACTCATTTCCCTATTAACAACCTAGTGCAACTTTAATATATCAATCATTGGTGTGGCAATTACGCCTAATATGGTAGCATATGCAGTTCTATTCATGAATATCAAGTGAAAAAATTAGATTAATGCACTAATAGTGTAAAAATTCTTTTATATTATTAATGCGTTTTCACATACTACATCAAATTATTTACTCTATTTTCTAGATAACTAGTTATATCAGACTAGCAATAAACAGTTACATATATATAATGACTATACAATGCTGGTGAAACTCTTATCATTAATAATAATCAACATAATCATCACAATTATCATAAGATGAGACAAAGTCTCTAGTTTTGAAATATTGGGGAATATGAGGTGGGGTTGTACATCTCAAGAGTGCCCAATTCACACCATCAAAGAAAGGATGTTGTTTAATTGTTGTGGCCCCCATTGTGGACCCCATTCTCATGGTAGGGTCCTTAACCAAAAGTTGAGTGATCAAGTCCTTAGCCATGGTTGGAACTATTGGTTCCTTAGGGAACTCAAAGGGTCGAGCCACAATGTTTGAGAGAGTGAACTCATTGTCAAGCCCTCTAAAAGGCGTCACACCGTATAACAATTCATACATGAAAATCCCTAGCGTCCACCAATCCACTGCATTGCCATGGCCTTCCCCTGACACAATTTCTGGGGCCAAGTACTCGTGGGTTCCAACAAATGACATCGATCGCGCCTCGATTGGCTCAGCTACCATCCTGAGGGGCCGTTGaatcgttcttcttcttcttcttcgcctGTGTTTAGAGTACAAGCACGAGACATGTGGCACGATACAATTTGGTAGAATGCACGAAGACGTAGAATTATATGGAGGTGAATTATTGGAGGAACGATCATTTGAATGATTTAGCTTTGGACTACTTTCTTGAACAAGCTGAGGCATTACTGTTGAATCGTCACATTTTAATGAGAGATCAAAATCAGTTAACATAATATGACCATCTGATCTTACTAGTACATTTTCAGGCTTTAAATCACGATAAATTATCCCCATCATGTGTAAATACTCTAAAGCAACCACCACTTCTGATGTGTAGAACCTGTTACATCAAATAGACAAAGTCACATGTTACATTAATTAGTCATAATAAGTTTCAGCTAATAATAGAAAGCAAAATAATAGTAGGACACATTAAACatcattttatattaaaatttatTTCCACATTATCTTAGAACTCTACCAAAGTGGCCCATAGGCAAAGTGGCAAACTGGACAAACATTCACATTGACTACATCAATCATCACCACACAGTTAATTAAAATATAGTTGGAATAATTAATTGTAGAGGAAAAATCAATGAGTATGGcggccgggatggatggaattcCTCTAACCTTAATCGGACTTCTAGGTTTGAGCTCTGAAAATAGAGAATTGACTAATACAATAGCGCTTCTCATTTATTTTTTGGTTTATCACCTAGTGTATAGTACTAGTATTGGGACCAGACTAAATCCGTATTTGCTTCAAAAAATCTCACATTAGGATTAAAGCACTCTCTAACAAAGGCGATATCCAAGCTTGAACCTTAAGTCTTTGGTAATAAGGAAGAAAGAGTACTTACACACGCCACTACAACCCTGTTGGTAGTACTTCTCCATTTTAACATGTCTATGCGGCATGAATCTGAATTAATCGGTATAGTAGGTTTCGAATAACAGATGGTTAAATCAAAAAGACAGTAATGATAGAAGAGAAGTACTACTAACCGGACGGCGGCTTCATCAAATCTTTTTTCCGGCTGCCGTTGCCGGAGAACATGAAGATCACCACCAGGACAAAACTCAGTCAACAAAAGAGACCATTTATCAGTGTCCAACGTTGTATAAAGGGTAGGCAAAAAAGGGTGGTCCAACATTCCCAATATTTCCCTTTCTATCCTAGCTCTACCTTCTTTACTCCTACTAACCAATTCCTCTTTATCCATCACTTTAGCTGCAAACAAACACCCTTTATTACCCTTTAGTTCAACAAGATAAACAGAACCAATGTCTCCACTTCCAACTTTTCGAATAAAGGAAAAATCATCAAGGCTCAAACTCGCGACTTCTGTCTGGACACGACGCATGGCGTTCCAGCATGGATCGTTAGACGTTGCATGGGGCTTTATGGAGGATGAAATGGAAGTATGAGCATTGTATATGGTTGTTTCCACCTCCGAGTTCACGCTAAGACGGACTTCTTCCACCTCTAACGTGGCGGAGCTAATGGTTGGAGATGGCGACAAGCCGGCGTCCTCGTGGACCGGAGATGTTAACATGGTTTTTGacagagaagaagagaaaataatGAAGGTGATAAGATGGTGGAAATATTGTTTGGTGAGTTATAATGGAGAGGAGAATGGAAAGAAGTTCATTCTGTTTTGAAGGGTAGGAGAAATGTAGATTTTTGGGCCGGCAAAATGGTTGTGGGACATTGTGCCGGCGGTTGGAGAGAG
The sequence above is drawn from the Nicotiana tabacum cultivar K326 chromosome 13, ASM71507v2, whole genome shotgun sequence genome and encodes:
- the LOC142168328 gene encoding uncharacterized protein LOC142168328, with the protein product MNAVRPGLLSSVLYASSAHKIWKDLKERFDKVNGSRILYLHREIHTLTQGTMTATDYFSRLRELWDEFDALMPCPCPESKQLNESYSQSRSQIMMMSPLPSINKAYSLLVDHESQKNLTSTTQVAQVTEALESTAMYSSKNVNNAGNYKSKKSQV
- the LOC107816908 gene encoding protein kinase G11A, whose product is MLTSPVHEDAGLSPSPTISSATLEVEEVRLSVNSEVETTIYNAHTSISSSIKPHATSNDPCWNAMRRVQTEVASLSLDDFSFIRKVGSGDIGSVYLVELKGNKGCLFAAKVMDKEELVSRSKEGRARIEREILGMLDHPFLPTLYTTLDTDKWSLLLTEFCPGGDLHVLRQRQPEKRFDEAAVRFYTSEVVVALEYLHMMGIIYRDLKPENVLVRSDGHIMLTDFDLSLKCDDSTVMPQLVQESSPKLNHSNDRSSNNSPPYNSTSSCILPNCIVPHVSCLYSKHRRRRRRRTIQRPLRMVAEPIEARSMSFVGTHEYLAPEIVSGEGHGNAVDWWTLGIFMYELLYGVTPFRGLDNEFTLSNIVARPFEFPKEPIVPTMAKDLITQLLVKDPTMRMGSTMGATTIKQHPFFDGVNWALLRCTTPPHIPQYFKTRDFVSSYDNCDDYVDYY